A window of the Cannabis sativa cultivar Pink pepper isolate KNU-18-1 chromosome X, ASM2916894v1, whole genome shotgun sequence genome harbors these coding sequences:
- the LOC115699663 gene encoding uncharacterized protein LOC115699663, translated as MKFSVKAWSTGKARTGILQLGNCPASIQTPALLLSTRKGLPHFIPPDLLPSLPFPHSHLLQVSPLHFLEGLSPKTISSLGGLNQMLGLPDYAFAAVARDSMQSLPEYNSTNKIGASFQTRCGRFLIKPVDYVEMISCMRPNVWATLADEVPAWVPEKRNKTSVDRTVRWLDECIVLSSAGGAILGSIVGGSDVEERERCAQEVARRSVSGYLIGGFGLGESIEERPALLNAVTDMLQEEKPRFVCGLGLPEEVLQGVAAGIDLFDSEYIYHLTLGGIALTFPPSGVEINASEFQPSYIGIEQTKINLRATIYRKDTSPIFENCGCYTCQNHTRAYINHLLNVHEMLAHILLEIHNTHHYLSFFKSIREAIEAGEFDKFRHRFIESRCESDDHPAVAVAACV; from the exons ATGAAGTTTTCGGTTAAGGCTTGGAGTACTGGAAAAGCAAGGACAGGGATACTCCAACTGGGAAATTGCCCTGCTTCTATACAAACCCCTGCTCTTCTCCTCTCCACACGTAAAGGGCTTCCTCATTTTATTCCCCCTGACCTTCTTCCTTCTCTTCCTTTCCCTCATTCCCATCTCCTCCAAGTTAGCCCACTTCACTT CCTGGAAGGTCTATCACCAAAAACAATATCAAGTCTCGGAGGATTGAACCAGATGCTTGGTTTGCCAGACTATGCATTTGCTGCTGTAGCCAGGGACTCTATGCAAAGTCTTCCTGAATATAATTCCACTAATAAAATTGGAGCATCTTTTCAGACTCGTTGTGGTCGATTTTTG ATTAAACCTGTAGATTATGTTGAAATGATAAGTTGCATGAGGCCTAATGTATGGGCCACTTTGGCAGATGAAGTTCCTGCATGGGTGCCAGAGAAGAGAAACAAGACCTCTGTGGATCGAACTGTGAGATGGCTCGATGAATGCATTGTGTTAAGCTCG GCAGGTGGAGCTATTCTTGGATCCATTGTTGGAGGCTCTGATGTGGAAGAACGCGAACGTTGTGCACAAGAGGTAGCCAGGAGAAGTGTATCAG GCTATTTGATTGGAGGATTTGGACTTGGAGAGAGCATAGAGGAGCGCCCTGCTCTTCTCAACGCTGTTACT GATATGCTACAAGAGGAGAAGCCTCGTTTCGTCTGTGGGCTTGGCCTTCCAG AGGAGGTTTTGCAGGGAGTTGCTGCTGGCATCGATCTTTTCGACTCTGA GTATATTTACCATCTTACACTTGGAGGCATTGCACTTACATTTCCACCTTCTGGAGTTGAGATTAATGCTTCTGAATTTCAGCCTAGTTATATTGGAATTGAACagaccaaaattaatttaagagcAACAATATACAG GAAAGACACATCACCAATTTTTGAGAACTGCGGGTGTTATACATGCCAGAATCACACAAGAGCTTACATCAATCACCTGCTCAATGTACACGAAATGCTTGCTCATATTCTGCTAGAAAT ACATAACACTCATCATTATCTGAGTTTCTTCAAGTCCATAAGAGAAGCAATCGAAGCTGGTGAGTTTGACAAATTTCGACACAGATTTATCGAGAGTAGGTGTGAATCTGATGATCATCCTGCTGTAGCTGTTGCTGCTTGCGTTTGA